The following are encoded together in the Peromyscus leucopus breed LL Stock chromosome 1, UCI_PerLeu_2.1, whole genome shotgun sequence genome:
- the LOC114710871 gene encoding vomeronasal type-1 receptor 4-like produces the protein MDFWILAFRIIFLSETTTGILGNSSLIFYYLVIYCRKCTLKPTDLILMHLLTANALIILSDGVPQTMAVFGFKHFLDSFGCQFLLYLQGFGRSVSIATTSLLSVFQILTISPSNSCLKDHKFKFEKNIGYYILLLWIMYMFVNFIHFVYILANKYTNNVTRIWDFEYCRSIVRGEIGGSIYGALVVCPEVFFSVLMTWSSGAMIVILYRHKQRVKHIRSTHGSFRISPESRVTQNILILVSTFLAFYTLSSILRGYMALLYKQNWWLMNFRALTSLFFPSFVPFLLLHHYSIVSKLCLFRIRNKKSFNLILTLKTTCFA, from the coding sequence ATGGACTTCTGGATTCTGGcattcagaattattttcttatcaGAAACTACAACTGGAATTCTGGGAAATTCCTCTCTAATTTTCTACTATCTGGTCATTTACTGCAGAAAATGCACATTAAAGCCCACAGATTTGATTCTCATGCACCTATTGACAGCCAATGCCTTGATCATTCTTTCTGATGGAGTGCCCCAAACAATGGCAGTTTTTGGATTTAAGCATTTCTTGGATAGTTTTGGATGCCAGTTCCTATTGTACTTGCAAGGATTTGGTAGGAGTGTTTCCATTGCCACCACAAGCCTCCTGAGTGTCTTTCAGATCTTGACCATTAGCCCCAGTAATTCCTGTTTGAAGGATCATAAATTCAAATTTGAAAAGAACATTGGCTACTATATTTTACTCCTCTGGATCATGTACATGTTCGTAAACTTCATTCATTTTGTATACATACTTGCCAACAAGTATACAAACAATGTGACCAGAATATGGGATTTTGAATACTGCCGCAGTATAGTGAGGGGTGAAATTGGTGGTTCAATTTATGGAGCATTGGTGGTGTGTCCCGAGGTCTTCTTTTCTGTGCTCATGACCTGGTCTAGTGGAGCTATGATTGTTATTCTTTACAGACATAAACAGAGGGTAAAACACATCCGCAGCACTCATGGTTCCTTCAGAATCTCCCCTGAATCCAGGGTCACCCAGAATATTCTGATCCTGGTGTCTACCTTCCTGGCTTTTTATACACTCTCGTCCATTTTAAGAGGCTACATGGCTCTCTTGTATAAACAAAATTGGTGGCTAATGAACTTCAGAGCCctcacttctctcttttttccatcTTTTGTACCCTTTCTTCTCCTACATCATTACTCTATTGTATCCAAGCTTTGTTTGTTCCGGATAAGgaataaaaaatcatttaatcttattttaacaTTGAAAACAACATGTTTTGCTTGA